A genomic region of Mycolicibacterium poriferae contains the following coding sequences:
- the ku gene encoding non-homologous end joining protein Ku — MRSIWKGSIAFGLVNVPVKVYSATEDHDIKFHQVHAKDNGRIRYKRVCEVCGEVVEYRDIARAYDSDDGQTVIITDDDIASLPEERSREIDVLEFVPAGDIDPMMYDKSYFLEPDGKSSKSYVLLAKTLMESDRVAIVNFALRNKTRLAALRVKDFSKRDVMMVHTLLWPDEIRDPDFPVLDKEVEVKPAELKMASQVVDSMTDDFNPDRYHDDYQEHLHELIQAKLEGGEAFTTEEEPQELDETEDVSDLLAKLEASVKARKEQGSAKGSANGSAKSSGKGSGKGSGEDDAEDDSQDDGKAPAKKAPAKKAAAKKAPAKKSAAKKAPAKKSTAKKTAAKK; from the coding sequence ATGCGGTCCATCTGGAAGGGTTCGATCGCCTTCGGCCTGGTCAACGTGCCGGTCAAGGTCTACAGCGCCACTGAGGATCACGACATCAAGTTCCACCAGGTGCACGCCAAGGACAATGGGCGCATCCGGTACAAACGGGTCTGCGAGGTATGCGGCGAGGTCGTCGAGTACCGCGACATCGCCCGCGCCTATGACTCCGACGACGGTCAGACGGTCATCATCACCGACGACGACATCGCCAGCCTGCCCGAGGAACGCAGCCGCGAGATCGACGTGCTCGAGTTCGTGCCGGCCGGCGACATCGACCCGATGATGTACGACAAGTCGTACTTCTTGGAGCCGGACGGAAAATCGTCGAAATCCTATGTGCTGCTGGCCAAGACGTTGATGGAGTCCGATCGCGTCGCCATCGTGAACTTCGCGCTGCGCAACAAGACGCGGCTGGCCGCACTGCGGGTCAAAGACTTCAGCAAGCGCGACGTGATGATGGTCCACACGCTGTTGTGGCCCGACGAGATCCGCGACCCGGACTTCCCGGTGCTGGACAAAGAGGTGGAGGTCAAGCCGGCCGAGCTGAAGATGGCCAGCCAGGTCGTCGACTCCATGACCGACGACTTCAACCCCGATCGTTATCACGACGACTATCAGGAACATCTGCACGAGCTCATCCAGGCCAAGCTCGAGGGCGGCGAGGCGTTCACCACCGAGGAAGAGCCGCAGGAGCTCGACGAGACCGAGGACGTCTCGGATCTGCTCGCCAAACTCGAGGCCAGCGTCAAGGCGCGCAAGGAGCAGGGCTCTGCAAAGGGATCCGCCAATGGCTCTGCCAAGAGCTCCGGCAAGGGCTCCGGCAAGGGCTCCGGCGAGGACGACGCCGAAGACGATTCCCAGGACGACGGCAAGGCTCCCGCCAAGAAAGCTCCCGCCAAGAAGGCCGCCGCGAAGAAGGCGCCGGCGAAGAAGTCGGCCGCCAAGAAGGCTCCGGCGAAGAAGTCCACGGCCAAGAAGACTGCTGCCAAGAAATAG
- a CDS encoding SDR family oxidoreductase codes for MILDRFRLDDRVAVVTGAGRGLGAAMALAFAEAGADVLIAARTQAQLEEVAEQVRGAGRRAHIVVADLARPEDTSSLAAQAVEAFGKLDIVVNNVGGTMPGALLDTTAKDMRDAFTFNVATAHALTAAAAPLMLEHSGGGSIINVTSTMSRVAGRGFAAYGTAKAALAHYTRLSALDLAPRIRVNAIAPGSILTSALDIVASNEELRTPMEQATPLRRLGDPLDIAAAAVYLASPAGGYLTGKTLEVDGGITFPNLELPIPDL; via the coding sequence GTGATTCTCGACAGGTTCCGACTCGACGATCGTGTAGCCGTGGTCACCGGTGCCGGGCGGGGCCTCGGCGCCGCCATGGCCCTCGCCTTCGCCGAAGCCGGCGCTGACGTGCTGATTGCCGCGCGCACGCAGGCCCAGCTCGAGGAGGTCGCCGAGCAGGTGCGCGGCGCAGGTCGGCGCGCGCACATCGTGGTCGCCGATCTCGCCCGGCCGGAGGACACCTCGTCGCTGGCCGCGCAGGCCGTGGAGGCGTTCGGCAAACTAGACATCGTCGTGAACAACGTCGGCGGGACGATGCCGGGCGCGCTGTTGGACACCACCGCCAAGGACATGCGTGATGCGTTCACGTTCAATGTCGCCACCGCCCACGCGCTGACCGCAGCGGCCGCCCCGCTGATGCTCGAGCACTCCGGCGGCGGCAGCATCATCAACGTCACCTCGACGATGAGCCGGGTCGCCGGGCGCGGGTTCGCCGCTTACGGCACCGCCAAAGCCGCGCTCGCCCACTACACCCGGTTGTCGGCACTGGATCTGGCACCGCGCATCCGAGTCAACGCCATCGCACCGGGGTCGATCCTGACCTCCGCGCTCGACATCGTCGCCAGCAACGAGGAACTGCGCACACCGATGGAGCAGGCCACCCCGCTGCGTCGGCTCGGCGATCCTCTCGACATCGCTGCGGCGGCGGTGTACCTCGCCTCCCCGGCAGGCGGCTATCTGACCGGCAAGACACTCGAAGTGGACGGTGGCATCACCTTCCCCAACCTCGAGCTCCCGATTCCCGATCTGTGA
- a CDS encoding NAD(P)H-dependent amine dehydrogenase family protein — protein sequence MANSSPSPIPVAAVGTGNVGKHALTQLINDDRFDLTAVWVSSEAKAGKDAAELAGLPGSTGILATTDLDAVIATRPACVVYTALADNRLMEALEDYRRILAAGINVVGSSAVFLQYPWQVIPAEMVTPIEDAAQEGSSTIFVNGIDPGFANDLLPLALAGTCQNVQQIRCMEIINYDTYDSAPVMFDVMGFGGSLDETPMLLQPGVLSLAWGSVVRQLAAGLGIELDEVTETHVRVPAPEDFDIAAGPIGKGTTAAIRFEVRGMKNGNVAVVLEHVTRLRDDLCPDWPQPAQPGGSYRIEVTGEPSYALDLCLSSPNGDHNHAGLVATASRVVNAIPAVIDAAPGIVTTLDLPLVTGHGLYAG from the coding sequence GTGGCCAATTCCAGCCCCAGCCCGATCCCCGTCGCCGCCGTCGGCACCGGAAACGTCGGTAAGCACGCGCTGACCCAGCTGATCAACGACGACCGCTTCGACCTCACCGCGGTGTGGGTCTCCTCAGAGGCCAAGGCCGGCAAGGACGCCGCCGAACTCGCCGGACTGCCAGGGTCGACGGGGATTCTGGCGACGACCGACCTGGACGCCGTGATCGCCACCAGGCCCGCCTGCGTGGTCTACACCGCGTTGGCCGACAACCGGCTGATGGAAGCGCTGGAGGACTACCGCAGGATCCTGGCAGCCGGGATCAACGTGGTGGGGAGCAGCGCGGTCTTCCTGCAGTACCCGTGGCAGGTGATCCCGGCCGAGATGGTCACCCCCATCGAGGACGCCGCCCAGGAAGGTTCGTCGACGATCTTCGTCAACGGCATCGATCCGGGCTTCGCCAACGATCTCCTGCCGCTGGCGCTGGCCGGCACGTGCCAGAACGTGCAGCAAATCCGGTGCATGGAGATCATCAACTACGACACCTATGACAGCGCGCCGGTGATGTTCGATGTGATGGGATTCGGTGGCAGCCTCGACGAGACACCGATGCTGCTCCAACCCGGCGTGCTGAGCCTGGCCTGGGGTTCGGTGGTCCGCCAGCTCGCGGCCGGCCTGGGCATCGAGCTCGACGAGGTCACCGAGACCCACGTCCGGGTACCGGCACCCGAGGACTTCGACATCGCGGCGGGTCCCATCGGCAAGGGCACCACCGCTGCGATCCGGTTCGAGGTGCGCGGCATGAAGAACGGCAACGTCGCCGTGGTGCTCGAACATGTCACCCGGCTGCGCGACGACCTGTGCCCGGACTGGCCGCAGCCCGCCCAGCCCGGTGGGTCCTACCGGATCGAGGTCACCGGTGAACCCTCCTACGCTCTCGACCTGTGCCTGAGCAGCCCGAACGGCGACCACAACCACGCCGGCCTGGTTGCCACCGCGTCCCGGGTGGTCAACGCGATCCCGGCGGTGATCGACGCGGCGCCCGGCATCGTCACGACGCTGGATCTGCCGCTGGTGACGGGCCACGGGCTATACGCTGGCTGA
- a CDS encoding poly-gamma-glutamate hydrolase family protein, with amino-acid sequence MAGKHSYFAYGSNLCVRQMAQRCPDASDPRRATLSDHDWLINERGVATVERFAGAEVHGVIWQLSDHDLATLDSAEGVPVRYRRDELTVHTDTGPATAWVYIDHRVEAGPPRPGYLERILDGARHHGLPHRWIEFLERWDPTRWPQRIAAPEDAAPQSLSELLRDSAILEHSVLRSTFGFLAIHGGGLEQMTDVIAERAADAADASLYVVRHPDHYPHHLPSARYDPAESERLAEFLDHVDVAVSLHGYGRAGRSTQILAGGRHRALAAHLDHHITIPGYELVTDLDAIPRELRGMHPGNPVNRPRDGGTQLELSARVRGVSPRSGLPSDDGLAPATSALVQGLAAAARSWQGR; translated from the coding sequence ATGGCGGGTAAGCACAGCTACTTCGCGTACGGGTCGAACCTGTGCGTGCGACAGATGGCGCAACGATGCCCCGACGCCAGCGATCCGCGGCGCGCGACGCTTTCCGATCACGACTGGCTGATCAACGAGCGTGGCGTGGCCACCGTCGAGCGGTTCGCCGGCGCCGAGGTGCACGGCGTCATCTGGCAGCTGTCCGATCACGATCTGGCGACCCTGGACAGCGCCGAAGGCGTCCCGGTGCGATATCGGCGCGACGAGCTCACGGTCCACACCGACACCGGCCCGGCCACGGCGTGGGTCTACATCGACCACCGCGTGGAGGCCGGGCCTCCGCGACCGGGCTACCTGGAGCGGATCCTCGACGGCGCGCGCCACCACGGCCTGCCCCACCGCTGGATCGAGTTCCTGGAGCGGTGGGATCCCACCCGCTGGCCGCAGCGCATTGCTGCGCCGGAAGATGCTGCACCACAGTCCCTTTCAGAGCTCCTGCGTGATTCTGCGATCCTCGAGCACAGCGTGTTGCGTTCGACGTTCGGCTTCCTGGCCATCCACGGTGGCGGTCTGGAGCAGATGACCGATGTGATCGCCGAGCGGGCGGCCGACGCCGCCGACGCCTCGCTCTACGTCGTGCGCCACCCCGACCACTACCCGCACCATCTGCCTTCGGCGCGCTACGACCCGGCGGAATCCGAGCGGCTGGCCGAGTTCCTCGATCACGTCGACGTCGCGGTCTCGCTGCACGGTTATGGTCGCGCGGGACGCAGCACCCAGATCCTGGCCGGCGGCCGCCATCGCGCGCTCGCCGCACACCTCGACCACCACATCACGATCCCGGGCTATGAGCTCGTCACCGACCTCGACGCCATCCCGCGCGAGCTGCGCGGGATGCACCCTGGCAACCCCGTGAACCGGCCCCGCGACGGCGGAACGCAGCTGGAACTGTCGGCGCGGGTGCGCGGGGTCAGCCCCCGCAGCGGTTTGCCCAGCGACGACGGGCTGGCACCGGCGACGTCGGCGCTGGTGCAGGGGCTGGCGGCGGCAGCGCGCTCCTGGCAGGGACGCTAG
- a CDS encoding DUF1365 domain-containing protein — protein sequence MTTALYRTRITHLRRAPVHHYFEHRSYSWFVDVDALPRLPRGLRPFATFDPRDHLWGSDQDTLRTRVESFLTDKGVDVPGGRITALFQPRVLGYVFNPLSLYWCHDLRGVLRHVVAEVQNLRGERHAYLLPPSGDRPAMVAKKFHTSPFNDVSGHYLVHAPQPEDTLDVRISLHRDDHPAFVATMRGARRRAGIGQILALQLVAPWAPLMNSIGMRVQAVTLRLRGVPLASRGAEKPEKVESLVPVGRVSMNNVCAHSLSPRLGGSGD from the coding sequence GTGACGACGGCCCTCTACCGCACCCGGATCACCCACCTGCGCCGGGCGCCGGTGCATCACTACTTCGAGCACCGCAGCTACAGCTGGTTCGTCGACGTCGACGCGCTGCCCCGGCTCCCGCGCGGGCTGCGTCCGTTTGCGACATTCGACCCCCGCGACCATCTGTGGGGTTCCGATCAGGACACGTTGCGCACCCGCGTCGAGTCGTTCCTGACCGACAAGGGCGTGGACGTGCCCGGCGGCAGGATCACAGCGCTGTTCCAGCCGCGGGTGCTGGGTTACGTCTTCAACCCCCTGAGCCTGTACTGGTGCCACGACCTTCGCGGAGTGCTGCGCCATGTCGTCGCCGAAGTCCAGAACCTCCGCGGCGAGCGCCACGCCTACCTTCTGCCACCGTCGGGCGACCGGCCCGCGATGGTGGCCAAGAAGTTCCACACGTCACCGTTCAACGATGTCAGCGGCCACTACCTGGTCCACGCACCGCAACCGGAGGACACGCTCGACGTCAGGATTTCGCTGCACCGCGACGACCACCCGGCCTTCGTCGCGACCATGCGCGGCGCGCGCCGGCGCGCGGGCATCGGCCAGATTCTGGCTCTGCAATTGGTGGCGCCGTGGGCTCCGCTGATGAACTCGATCGGCATGCGGGTGCAGGCCGTCACGCTGCGGTTGCGTGGGGTGCCGCTGGCCTCACGGGGCGCGGAGAAACCCGAAAAAGTCGAGTCGCTGGTGCCCGTCGGCCGGGTTTCCATGAATAATGTTTGCGCACATTCCCTTTCACCACGGCTTGGCGGAAGCGGGGATTGA
- a CDS encoding sigma-70 family RNA polymerase sigma factor — MTTLTQVARLPLVTAELDALLRQVARRDVDAFAAFYDQTRSRVFGLVTRVLRDPGYSEECTQDIYLQVWRTAENYDPAAGSPLAWLMTLAHRRAVDRVRSEQAASTRESRYGAASVEPPSDHVADTVILSDERRQVTECLASLTDTQRECIRLAYYDGLTYAQVSERLSANLATIKSRMRDAIRGLRRCLGAA; from the coding sequence GTGACGACGTTGACGCAGGTGGCTAGGCTACCGCTCGTGACCGCCGAACTCGACGCATTGCTGCGCCAGGTGGCCCGTCGGGATGTCGACGCCTTTGCGGCGTTCTACGACCAGACCCGTTCCCGGGTGTTCGGCCTGGTCACCCGCGTTTTGCGGGACCCCGGATACAGCGAGGAATGCACGCAGGACATCTATCTGCAGGTGTGGCGCACCGCCGAGAACTACGACCCCGCCGCGGGAAGCCCGCTGGCCTGGCTGATGACGCTGGCGCACCGCCGCGCCGTGGACCGGGTGCGCTCGGAGCAGGCCGCCAGCACCCGGGAGTCGCGCTACGGCGCCGCCAGCGTGGAGCCGCCCTCCGACCACGTCGCCGATACGGTCATCCTCAGCGACGAACGTCGCCAGGTCACCGAATGCCTCGCGTCGCTGACCGACACCCAACGCGAATGCATTCGACTCGCGTACTACGACGGGCTGACCTACGCGCAGGTGTCCGAGCGCCTGTCGGCGAACCTCGCCACCATCAAGTCCCGGATGCGTGATGCCATCCGCGGCCTGCGTCGATGCTTGGGGGCCGCATGA
- a CDS encoding anti-sigma factor encodes MTGPHAAELLSLATPYALHALSDAEAADVERLLDDAPPDVADAFHTEVQAVRETMAALASATAVEPPPELRDQLLSRIAEEPVPLRRPSQQRRWPRMVLAAAAVAVVGLGALGVGMALRPPTVPSTADQVFAAPDVRTVSGEIPGGGTATVVFSREQGSGVLVMNNVPPPQPGTVYQMWLVDGQGPHSAGTMGPDSVAPSTTAVIPDLGSSRALAFTVEPPGGSTEPTSPVFAELPLS; translated from the coding sequence ATGACCGGACCACATGCAGCTGAACTGTTGTCGCTGGCGACGCCGTACGCGTTGCACGCGCTCAGCGATGCCGAAGCCGCCGACGTCGAGCGGCTGCTCGACGATGCGCCGCCCGACGTCGCCGACGCCTTCCACACCGAGGTGCAGGCGGTGCGCGAAACGATGGCTGCGCTGGCGTCGGCCACCGCGGTGGAACCGCCGCCGGAGCTCCGCGACCAGCTGCTGAGCCGCATCGCCGAGGAACCCGTGCCGCTGCGTCGTCCGTCACAGCAACGCCGCTGGCCCCGCATGGTGCTGGCCGCCGCCGCGGTGGCGGTGGTCGGACTGGGCGCTCTGGGTGTCGGCATGGCGCTGCGCCCGCCCACTGTCCCGTCGACCGCGGATCAGGTGTTCGCCGCGCCGGACGTGCGCACGGTGTCCGGGGAGATCCCCGGGGGCGGTACCGCGACGGTGGTGTTCTCTCGGGAACAGGGCTCCGGGGTGCTGGTGATGAACAACGTGCCGCCCCCGCAGCCGGGAACGGTCTATCAGATGTGGCTGGTCGACGGGCAGGGGCCGCACTCGGCCGGCACCATGGGCCCGGACTCGGTCGCGCCGTCGACCACCGCGGTGATCCCGGACCTGGGCTCCTCGCGGGCGCTCGCGTTCACCGTCGAACCACCGGGCGGATCGACCGAACCGACCAGCCCGGTGTTCGCCGAGTTACCGCTCAGCTAG
- a CDS encoding glutamate--cysteine ligase 2 produces MASSTGSTPTLGVEEEFLLVDPTSGAPVALNRAVADRAARDGVELQLELTSCQVETTSSVVENTSDLRDELLRLRTVAAGAAEAAGAQLLAVGLPPTLPSQFPVTDTPRYRDIGERFGMIAHEQGICGCHVHVAVPDRDAAIGVSNRLRPWLPLLLALTANSAIYRNADTGHASWRSVLWARWPSAGPPPQFASADEYDAAVDMLCHSGVIRDDGMVYWDVRPSRNFPTIEVRVADVPATVAESVTFAALVRGCVMTALEEHRRGEPVQPLASFALKAAYWKAARDGLDGDSLDLQEHAPAPTRQLLEQLIDRVRPALEQVGDYELVTFGLAGVAERGNGAMRQQAAWRRNHEVSDVLAEAAAATLESPS; encoded by the coding sequence GTGGCGTCTTCGACGGGGTCGACACCCACGCTCGGCGTCGAGGAAGAGTTCCTGCTCGTCGACCCGACGTCGGGCGCCCCTGTCGCGCTCAACCGCGCGGTGGCCGACCGGGCCGCGCGCGACGGTGTCGAGCTGCAACTCGAACTGACCAGTTGCCAGGTCGAAACCACCAGCTCGGTCGTGGAGAACACCTCCGACCTGCGCGACGAGCTGCTGCGGTTGCGCACGGTGGCGGCCGGCGCCGCCGAGGCCGCGGGTGCGCAGTTGCTGGCGGTCGGCCTGCCGCCCACCCTGCCCTCGCAGTTCCCGGTGACCGACACCCCGCGTTACCGCGACATCGGGGAGCGCTTCGGGATGATCGCTCACGAGCAGGGCATCTGCGGCTGCCACGTGCACGTCGCGGTGCCGGACCGGGATGCGGCCATCGGTGTCAGCAACCGGCTGCGGCCCTGGCTGCCGCTGCTGCTCGCGCTGACCGCGAACTCGGCGATCTACCGCAACGCGGACACCGGCCACGCCAGCTGGCGCAGTGTGCTGTGGGCGCGCTGGCCCAGCGCCGGTCCGCCGCCGCAGTTCGCCTCGGCCGACGAGTACGACGCCGCGGTCGACATGCTGTGCCATTCCGGGGTGATCCGCGACGACGGCATGGTCTATTGGGATGTGCGGCCCTCCCGCAACTTCCCCACCATCGAGGTCAGGGTCGCCGACGTGCCCGCCACGGTCGCCGAGTCGGTCACGTTCGCCGCGCTGGTCCGCGGCTGTGTGATGACCGCACTCGAGGAGCACCGACGCGGCGAACCGGTGCAACCGTTGGCGTCGTTCGCGCTCAAGGCCGCCTACTGGAAGGCCGCCCGCGACGGTCTCGACGGCGACAGCCTCGACCTGCAGGAGCACGCCCCTGCTCCCACCCGGCAACTCTTGGAACAGCTGATCGATCGGGTCCGTCCCGCGCTCGAACAGGTCGGCGACTACGAGCTGGTCACTTTCGGGTTGGCCGGAGTGGCCGAACGGGGCAACGGCGCGATGCGGCAACAGGCGGCGTGGCGGCGCAACCACGAGGTGTCCGACGTGCTGGCGGAGGCTGCCGCCGCGACGCTGGAGAGTCCTAGCTGA
- a CDS encoding LLM class F420-dependent oxidoreductase, giving the protein MAKGFRFGVGVTRVRSLESLQEAARRAEDLGFDVMHVPDHLGGPAPFPVMTAIALAAPALRVGTFVVNSAFYRPALLARDVGALHELSEGRFELGLGTGYVKEEFDAAGLRFPSAGERVDHLRDTCEYMAEHLPDVPIMIAGNGDRVLRIAARWANIIGLTGGDRPAEPGDDPLAERIGFVRDAAGERFDELELNVAITAMPVDDSGAPDLAIARRSLPGLTDEQLLRHPGVLSGSTDEIAERLRGYRDTYGISYVIVQARHVEAFGKVIALLK; this is encoded by the coding sequence GTGGCCAAAGGTTTCCGGTTCGGGGTCGGTGTCACGCGGGTGCGCTCGCTGGAGTCGTTGCAGGAGGCGGCGCGCCGCGCCGAGGATCTCGGGTTCGACGTGATGCACGTACCCGACCACCTCGGTGGCCCGGCGCCGTTCCCGGTCATGACGGCCATCGCACTGGCGGCGCCTGCGCTGCGGGTCGGGACATTCGTCGTCAACTCGGCGTTCTACCGGCCGGCACTGCTGGCCCGCGATGTCGGCGCGCTGCACGAGCTCTCCGAGGGCCGCTTCGAACTGGGGCTCGGGACGGGCTACGTCAAGGAAGAATTCGACGCAGCCGGGCTGCGGTTCCCCAGCGCGGGTGAACGGGTCGACCACCTGCGCGACACCTGCGAGTACATGGCCGAGCACCTGCCCGACGTGCCGATCATGATCGCCGGCAACGGTGACCGCGTGCTGCGCATCGCGGCGCGCTGGGCGAACATCATCGGCTTGACCGGGGGTGACCGGCCCGCCGAGCCCGGCGACGATCCACTGGCCGAGCGCATCGGGTTCGTCCGGGACGCGGCCGGTGAACGATTTGACGAGTTGGAACTCAACGTCGCCATCACCGCCATGCCGGTGGACGACTCCGGTGCGCCCGACCTGGCCATCGCCCGACGGTCGCTGCCCGGCCTGACCGATGAGCAGTTGCTGCGCCACCCCGGTGTCCTGTCGGGCAGCACCGACGAGATCGCCGAGCGTCTGCGCGGCTACCGCGACACCTACGGCATCAGCTACGTCATCGTGCAGGCGCGCCACGTCGAGGCGTTCGGCAAGGTCATCGCTCTGTTGAAGTAG
- a CDS encoding cytochrome C oxidase subunit IV family protein codes for MIALKLLSNRAGVTWLILVAATIVSWAVGAEHGTGSAVAVLVLAIAAVKVRLVGLDFMELRHAPLPLRAAFELYCVGMWALLSGLYLWL; via the coding sequence ATGATTGCGCTGAAGCTGCTGAGCAACCGCGCCGGGGTCACCTGGCTGATCCTGGTCGCCGCGACGATCGTGTCGTGGGCTGTCGGGGCCGAACACGGCACGGGGTCGGCGGTGGCGGTGCTGGTGCTGGCCATCGCCGCGGTCAAGGTTCGGCTGGTAGGGCTGGATTTCATGGAACTGCGCCATGCGCCGCTCCCGTTGCGCGCCGCGTTCGAGCTGTACTGCGTGGGGATGTGGGCGCTGCTGTCGGGGCTCTACCTGTGGCTGTGA
- a CDS encoding cytochrome c oxidase subunit 3 family protein has translation MTGKTATAAPPGQARRIPGESGTWVFLFGDMLVFGAFFVTFLVERAKEPDVFDAARATLHLGVGVLNTLVLLTSSLFVVLALAATRAGARILATRAVVAAMGCGLVFIALKAFEYVSLAGAGHGPGANHFYLYYFILTGLHLFHVCLGLGALAFMATQTRRDELGATRTALVEGAACFWHLVDLLWIVLFALLYLVS, from the coding sequence GTGACCGGCAAGACCGCCACGGCGGCGCCGCCTGGGCAGGCCCGCCGGATTCCCGGGGAGAGCGGCACCTGGGTGTTCCTGTTCGGCGACATGCTGGTCTTCGGCGCGTTCTTCGTCACCTTCCTGGTCGAGCGGGCGAAAGAACCCGATGTGTTCGACGCCGCGCGCGCCACCCTGCACCTCGGTGTGGGCGTGCTCAACACGCTGGTGCTGCTGACCAGTTCGCTGTTCGTCGTGCTCGCGCTGGCAGCGACGCGCGCCGGCGCGCGCATCCTCGCCACCCGCGCCGTCGTCGCCGCCATGGGGTGCGGGCTGGTCTTCATTGCGCTGAAGGCGTTCGAATACGTTTCGCTGGCCGGCGCCGGTCACGGTCCCGGCGCCAACCACTTCTATCTCTATTACTTCATCCTCACCGGGCTGCACCTGTTCCATGTCTGCCTGGGGCTCGGCGCGCTGGCCTTCATGGCCACCCAGACCCGCCGGGACGAGCTCGGCGCCACCCGCACCGCGCTGGTCGAAGGGGCGGCCTGCTTCTGGCACCTGGTCGACCTGTTGTGGATCGTCCTGTTCGCGCTGCTGTACCTGGTGAGCTGA
- a CDS encoding haloalkane dehalogenase gives MDILRTPESRFANLPGYPFEPHYVDVSAADMPTVRMHYVDEGPRDGEPVVLLHGEPTWSYLYRTMIPPLVAAGYRVLAPDLIGFGRSDKPTRFEDYTYLRHVQWVTSWIETLDLTGITAFVQDWGSLIGLRIAGEHGQRFSRLVVGNGFLPIADRPTPPAFQLWRAFAKYSPVLPSGRLVAVGTTSKVPAPVRAAYDAPFPDKRYQAGARAFPQLVPTSPDNPAIPANRAAWEALGRWDKPFLALFGSKDPILGRADAPLIRHIPGAAGQPHARLHGSHFVQEDCGPELADRMISWMMTKTS, from the coding sequence ATGGACATCCTGCGCACCCCCGAATCCCGGTTCGCGAACCTGCCCGGCTACCCGTTCGAGCCGCACTACGTCGACGTCTCGGCAGCGGACATGCCGACGGTGCGGATGCACTACGTCGACGAAGGGCCGCGCGACGGCGAGCCGGTCGTGCTGCTGCACGGCGAGCCGACGTGGAGCTACCTGTACCGGACGATGATCCCGCCGCTCGTCGCCGCCGGCTACCGGGTGTTGGCGCCCGATCTGATCGGGTTCGGCCGCTCCGACAAACCGACCCGCTTCGAGGACTACACCTATCTGCGGCACGTGCAGTGGGTGACGTCCTGGATCGAGACGCTGGATCTGACGGGAATCACCGCGTTCGTCCAGGACTGGGGTTCTCTGATCGGCCTGCGCATCGCCGGCGAACACGGCCAGCGGTTCTCCCGCCTCGTCGTCGGCAACGGGTTCCTGCCCATCGCCGACCGCCCCACCCCGCCGGCATTCCAGCTCTGGCGCGCCTTCGCCAAGTACTCCCCCGTCCTCCCGTCGGGGCGGTTGGTCGCGGTGGGGACCACGAGCAAGGTCCCCGCACCCGTGCGCGCCGCCTACGACGCGCCGTTCCCCGACAAGCGCTATCAGGCCGGAGCGCGCGCGTTCCCGCAACTGGTGCCGACCTCACCGGACAACCCGGCCATCCCGGCGAACCGGGCCGCCTGGGAGGCGCTCGGCCGCTGGGACAAGCCGTTCCTGGCGCTGTTCGGCAGCAAGGACCCGATCCTCGGACGCGCCGACGCGCCGCTCATCCGGCACATCCCGGGCGCCGCGGGTCAGCCACACGCGCGGCTGCACGGCTCCCACTTCGTGCAGGAGGACTGCGGACCCGAGCTGGCCGATCGGATGATCTCGTGGATGATGACCAAGACGTCATGA
- the usfY gene encoding protein UsfY: MKGAHRDPVDHVRTTQPHAGESFIDTLWLPGLILIGIGTVLIAGTVAATAYGERDVSIVLGLIAGALVTAGALLIALEHQRVKRVERQWLADHPEPHRHRHLQAS, translated from the coding sequence ATGAAAGGCGCGCATCGCGACCCGGTGGACCACGTCCGCACCACGCAACCGCACGCCGGCGAGTCGTTCATCGACACACTCTGGCTTCCGGGACTGATCCTCATCGGGATCGGCACCGTGCTGATTGCCGGCACCGTCGCCGCGACCGCGTACGGCGAACGGGACGTGTCCATCGTGCTCGGTCTGATCGCCGGCGCACTGGTCACCGCCGGGGCATTACTGATCGCACTGGAGCACCAGAGGGTCAAGCGGGTGGAACGGCAATGGCTGGCCGATCATCCCGAGCCGCACCGACACCGACACCTGCAAGCCAGTTAG